In a genomic window of Ranitomeya imitator isolate aRanImi1 chromosome 5, aRanImi1.pri, whole genome shotgun sequence:
- the LOC138638264 gene encoding latexin-like, producing MHWVLCGNQGRRIMEKLNPSHYPTSRAVGVVMSHINYKLGGPNRLYDPQNVKTASREAIPGLGNKYYLKFSIQDALNKEGAIKCTAEVLYYTNKQTAPDVTYRLQPEPPNYTAAKDNTFYSRIRSHSEPLVAVDIPDSFGNIEPDMEPIRHLALASCAFVKWQNSTEETLYSMVVINKVTEVKRDDAALEFHYEVLIHQMVTQEMEPWLIESVWDPTEGLRIKKQQRMPDTNPDENSA from the exons ATGCATTGGGTCCTGTGTGGGAACCAGGGAAGACGAATCATGGAAAAGCTTAATCCCTCCCATTACCCGACCTCCAGAGCAGTAGGGGTTGTTATGAGCCACATTAACTACAAACTAGGGGGCCCAAACCGGCTTTATGATCCTCAGAATGTGAAAACGGCCAGCAGGGAG GCAATTCCAGGGTTGGGAAATAAATATTACCTGAAATTCAGTATACAAGATGCCCTGAATAAG GAAGGAGCCATAAAATGCACTGCTGAGGTCCTGTACTACACAAATAAGCAAACTGCCCCTGATGTGACGTACAGACTGCAGCCTGAGCCGCCCAACTACACCGCTGCCAAAGACAACACGTTCTACAGCAGGATACGGAGCCACTCGGAGCCACTGGTAGCAGTAGACATCCCAG ATAGCTTTGGCAACATAGAACCCGATATGGAGCCCATCCGGCACCTGGCACTGGCTTCTTGTGCTTTTGTCAAGTGGCAAAACTCCACAGAAgaaacattatacagtatggttgtCATTAACAAGGTTACGGAGGTG AAAAGGGACGATGCTGCCCTAGAATTCCATTACGAAGTGCTGATCCACCAGATGGTGACACAG GAAATGGAGCCGTGGTTGATAGAAAGCGTATGGGACCCAACAGAAGGGTTAAGAATCAAAAAACAACAACGCATGCCAGATACCAATCCAGATGAGAACAGCGCCTGA